A genomic window from Flavobacterium johnsoniae includes:
- a CDS encoding ArsR/SmtB family transcription factor → MGITKRLEFDLETKAIGKICKALGHPTRIQIMTLLWKRDNRTCGEIVELIPLAQSTLSKHLLELKKADLVSIKNEGKRVIYSVNFDNLQLLKKYVSSYISTIEIPEKNKMTVLTTRHKPNGNSHLKQYNYQFPDKKKKQLTI, encoded by the coding sequence ATGGGAATCACAAAACGTTTGGAATTTGATTTGGAAACCAAAGCAATTGGTAAGATTTGTAAAGCACTTGGTCATCCAACAAGAATTCAAATAATGACTTTGCTTTGGAAGAGAGATAATAGAACTTGTGGTGAAATAGTTGAATTAATTCCGCTTGCTCAATCTACTTTATCTAAACATTTACTAGAATTGAAAAAAGCAGATTTAGTAAGTATAAAAAACGAAGGCAAAAGAGTAATTTATTCGGTTAATTTTGATAATCTTCAATTACTTAAAAAATATGTAAGCAGTTACATTTCAACAATTGAAATACCTGAGAAAAACAAAATGACTGTGCTAACAACTAGACATAAACCAAACGGAAATAGTCATTTAAAACAATACAATTACCAATTTCCAGATAAGAAAAAGAAACAATTAACGATTTGA
- a CDS encoding lycopene cyclase family protein produces the protein MNSSQIKHFDYIFTGSGLASLMTVYKMILSGKFSDKSILLLDQNAKKTNDRTWCFWEKEESIWNSIISKNWDSALFANESFKRNMALKPYKYNQIRGIDFYNFVFEAIAKHPNITFLNEKVTDINELETHVFVGTEENRYTANYLFNSIYTKAFAERQTKYPVLQQHFIGWFVKTETEVFDSETTTFMDFSVEQKGNTRFMYVLPISKTEALIEYTLFSEKLLSNDEYENEIQIYLQKLGSQQYEIIEKEQGSIPMTCYPFWKKNTKRVLNIGTAGGWTKASTGYTFKNSDKKSSQLVEFLQSVASDSLSMKTFHKKSRFWFYDLLLLNILYRHNELGNSIFSSLFKKGNPQLIFKFLDQETNMIEDLKVILKCPKIPFIKALFRVISN, from the coding sequence ATGAACTCTTCGCAAATAAAACACTTTGACTACATTTTTACTGGAAGCGGACTGGCATCTTTAATGACAGTTTACAAAATGATTCTGTCTGGAAAATTCTCAGATAAGTCTATTTTGTTGCTAGATCAAAATGCTAAAAAAACAAATGACAGAACTTGGTGTTTTTGGGAAAAAGAAGAATCGATTTGGAATTCTATAATTTCTAAAAATTGGGATTCTGCTTTATTTGCCAATGAAAGTTTTAAACGCAATATGGCGTTGAAACCTTATAAATACAATCAAATTCGGGGAATTGACTTTTATAATTTTGTTTTTGAAGCAATTGCAAAACATCCAAACATTACTTTTTTGAACGAAAAAGTAACCGATATTAATGAACTTGAAACTCACGTTTTTGTCGGAACAGAAGAAAATAGATACACAGCAAATTATCTTTTCAATAGTATTTATACGAAGGCTTTCGCCGAAAGGCAAACCAAATATCCCGTTTTGCAACAGCATTTTATAGGTTGGTTTGTGAAAACAGAAACAGAAGTTTTTGATTCTGAAACGACTACTTTCATGGATTTTTCGGTTGAACAAAAAGGAAATACAAGATTTATGTATGTTTTGCCAATTTCTAAAACCGAAGCTTTGATAGAATATACTTTGTTTTCAGAAAAGTTACTTTCCAATGATGAGTATGAAAATGAAATTCAAATTTATTTGCAAAAACTTGGATCACAGCAATATGAAATTATAGAAAAAGAACAAGGAAGTATTCCAATGACGTGTTATCCTTTTTGGAAAAAAAACACAAAACGGGTTTTAAATATTGGAACTGCGGGCGGATGGACAAAAGCCAGCACGGGTTATACTTTTAAAAATTCGGATAAGAAATCATCTCAATTGGTTGAATTTCTTCAAAGTGTGGCTTCGGATTCTTTAAGCATGAAAACATTTCATAAAAAAAGCCGATTTTGGTTTTACGATTTGTTGCTTCTGAATATTCTTTATCGTCATAACGAATTGGGAAACAGTATTTTTTCTTCTTTGTTTAAAAAAGGAAATCCGCAATTGATTTTTAAGTTTTTGGATCAAGAAACCAACATGATTGAAGATTTAAAAGTGATTTTGAAATGTCCAAAAATTCCTTTTATAAAAGCTTTGTTTCGTGTAATATCCAATTAG
- a CDS encoding DUF6492 family protein: protein MHKLILFIKTYKPDFERVYNLLDSIDKFNKDKIPVIISVNDEHFDLLKSDCFEKYKVYKDSEITSTTITEGWRYQQIVKCNVYKLNIYENYVAIDSDSVFIKDFHFSDFMFDENTPYTIMQESKDLLEMTERLKMDSENIFFKRALRDTRSFFGNKGKEWDYGPSPYIWNCNVWRHFNEVFLKDINLDFDAFFNQIDQKSYSPSDCVIYGEYLLKTRLIDIIPIGSLFKVYHYKEQYKIEKKQLNINQLRKIYLGIIYQSNWQKEKKKWFLF, encoded by the coding sequence ATGCACAAATTAATTCTTTTCATTAAAACTTATAAACCTGACTTTGAAAGGGTTTACAATCTTTTAGATTCGATAGATAAGTTTAATAAAGATAAAATTCCAGTGATTATTTCTGTAAACGATGAACATTTTGATCTTTTAAAATCAGATTGTTTTGAAAAGTATAAAGTGTATAAAGATTCTGAAATTACCTCAACAACTATTACCGAAGGTTGGCGTTATCAGCAAATTGTAAAATGTAATGTTTATAAACTTAATATCTACGAAAATTATGTTGCCATAGATTCAGATTCTGTTTTTATAAAAGATTTTCATTTCTCTGATTTTATGTTTGATGAAAATACTCCTTACACGATAATGCAAGAATCAAAGGATTTATTGGAAATGACCGAAAGACTTAAAATGGATTCTGAAAATATCTTTTTTAAAAGAGCGCTTAGAGATACTCGATCGTTTTTTGGAAATAAAGGCAAAGAATGGGATTACGGGCCTTCTCCATACATTTGGAATTGCAATGTTTGGCGACATTTTAATGAGGTTTTCTTAAAAGATATTAATCTAGATTTTGATGCGTTTTTTAATCAAATAGACCAAAAGAGCTATTCTCCAAGCGATTGTGTTATTTATGGCGAATATCTATTAAAAACGAGATTGATTGATATAATCCCGATTGGAAGTCTTTTTAAAGTTTATCATTATAAAGAACAATACAAAATCGAGAAAAAACAGCTCAATATTAATCAATTACGAAAAATTTATCTCGGAATTATTTATCAAAGTAATTGGCAGAAAGAGAAAAAGAAGTGGTTTTTATTCTAA
- a CDS encoding glycosyltransferase family 4 protein, translating to MKKTNKVYLVFLNGKSNAGGAERMVHYLDEYLKSREIQTEIIDEDFLKNTFVGKLYWKLFNRRHFEKRRAKYIARFITAYLWLNYRQSTIIISNGEPTAFFPTDYVISHGCFHKMELDYGRKDSKLSRVAKLQMTACKNAKKIIAVESNVKEDLIKYYGINKDKISIVPNCIDKSNFYPTEKQSSNFKTIAYIGRLEYGKGIAELQELAKLVEKQNDWKLLIASNNSSNTELFKNLNNTEVLVGLTIDNINKLAYSKADIIFYPSYSESFGMVTIEALACGRPIAGNSVGVLPKLAEEKQPGAYLLPKVINEDIFSFLDNCIEDSKKFSPKEIHEAAMEKFSIESYFEQLDKQFFKTA from the coding sequence ATGAAAAAGACAAACAAAGTTTATTTGGTATTTCTCAACGGAAAATCTAATGCTGGCGGCGCAGAACGCATGGTGCATTATTTGGATGAATATCTTAAAAGCCGAGAAATACAAACCGAGATTATTGATGAAGATTTTCTAAAAAACACTTTTGTCGGGAAATTGTATTGGAAATTATTCAATCGCAGGCATTTTGAAAAACGAAGAGCAAAATATATTGCAAGATTTATAACTGCTTATTTATGGCTAAATTATCGCCAAAGTACGATTATAATCAGCAACGGAGAACCAACTGCTTTTTTTCCGACAGATTATGTCATATCTCACGGCTGTTTTCATAAAATGGAACTAGATTATGGACGAAAAGATTCTAAATTGAGCCGAGTTGCCAAATTACAAATGACAGCGTGCAAAAATGCTAAAAAAATCATCGCTGTAGAATCAAATGTCAAAGAGGATTTAATAAAATATTATGGCATTAATAAAGATAAAATCAGCATTGTTCCGAATTGTATTGATAAAAGTAATTTCTATCCGACTGAGAAACAATCTTCTAATTTTAAAACAATAGCATACATTGGAAGATTAGAATACGGAAAAGGCATTGCCGAATTGCAAGAATTAGCAAAACTCGTAGAAAAACAAAACGATTGGAAATTGCTTATCGCTTCTAATAATTCTTCTAACACAGAACTTTTTAAAAACCTCAATAATACTGAAGTTTTAGTTGGACTTACAATTGACAATATTAATAAATTGGCATACTCTAAAGCAGATATTATTTTTTATCCTTCTTATTCAGAAAGTTTTGGAATGGTAACCATAGAAGCGCTTGCTTGCGGAAGACCAATTGCAGGAAATTCTGTTGGTGTTTTACCTAAATTAGCCGAGGAAAAACAGCCAGGCGCGTATTTGCTTCCGAAAGTGATAAACGAAGATATTTTTTCTTTCTTGGATAATTGTATTGAAGATTCGAAGAAATTTAGTCCTAAAGAAATTCATGAAGCTGCTATGGAAAAATTTAGTATCGAATCTTATTTTGAACAATTGGACAAACAGTTTTTCAAAACAGCTTAA
- a CDS encoding glycosyltransferase, with the protein MKILYFYPENPLHKTQGNNARALALLEYFKTRNIETDFVGVATNIFTEKEIDKLKEEKLISNGYLLPIFIRKKNKLKYFFYQSLPNRITRKIGLFDRTRIGHFEAFNNVLKENEYDVVLISYVYWSRLIKKSPNLKNSRLIIDTHDFLTSQFQKKKKFQLGRFFQKEIEILSAFDKILVISPEEKYVFSQFVDKEIALATHALPSKNNSKTESKYDLIYVASDNEHNIAAVNWFFENVYPLLSKSIKIAVIGKISQYVGEFENVEKISFIENLDTAYQQSKIALCPMLSGTGVKIKVIEALSFGIPVVCNERGIDGLSNKTNNGCLVTNDPNEFAEYIHKLLNDEDFYAQISSEATSFFNNFHSLEANYKLLDKVFGL; encoded by the coding sequence ATGAAAATTTTATATTTCTATCCTGAAAATCCGTTGCATAAAACACAAGGAAATAATGCTAGAGCTTTGGCATTGCTAGAATATTTTAAAACCCGAAATATAGAAACTGATTTTGTTGGCGTTGCCACAAACATATTTACAGAAAAGGAAATCGATAAATTGAAAGAAGAAAAATTAATCTCGAATGGTTATTTGCTTCCTATTTTTATTCGAAAGAAAAACAAACTAAAATATTTCTTTTACCAATCTCTCCCGAACAGAATTACCAGAAAAATAGGTTTATTTGACAGAACTCGAATAGGTCATTTCGAAGCTTTTAATAATGTCTTAAAAGAAAATGAATACGATGTTGTCTTGATTTCTTATGTCTATTGGTCAAGATTAATAAAGAAAAGTCCAAATCTTAAAAACTCTAGATTAATTATTGACACGCATGATTTTTTAACTTCTCAATTTCAAAAAAAGAAGAAGTTTCAATTAGGCAGATTTTTTCAAAAAGAAATAGAAATCTTAAGCGCTTTTGATAAAATTTTGGTGATTTCTCCAGAAGAGAAATATGTTTTTTCGCAATTTGTAGACAAAGAAATTGCGTTGGCAACTCATGCTTTGCCTTCAAAAAACAATTCTAAAACCGAATCAAAATATGATTTAATCTACGTTGCAAGCGACAATGAACACAATATTGCCGCTGTCAATTGGTTTTTTGAAAATGTTTATCCTTTGTTATCAAAATCGATAAAAATTGCCGTGATCGGAAAAATCAGCCAATATGTTGGAGAATTCGAAAATGTAGAAAAAATCAGCTTTATTGAGAATCTAGATACTGCATACCAACAAAGTAAAATTGCACTTTGCCCAATGTTGAGCGGTACAGGAGTAAAAATCAAAGTAATCGAAGCCTTGTCTTTCGGAATTCCCGTAGTTTGCAACGAAAGAGGTATCGACGGTTTATCAAATAAAACAAACAACGGCTGTTTGGTTACTAATGATCCGAACGAATTTGCGGAGTATATTCATAAATTACTAAACGACGAAGATTTCTATGCTCAAATTAGCTCAGAAGCCACTTCATTCTTTAATAATTTTCATAGTCTTGAAGCAAATTATAAATTGTTGGACAAAGTATTTGGATTATAA
- a CDS encoding glycosyltransferase, translating to MGIFKNLELYCNRKKIIKSQSDQSIPNYNTYNPSKKTIVFFNINMPSPDQDSGSNRLKEIIWFFKSKNYNCIICSKDTFRDNGYVSYFSKMGVIVFVETNQYKTYFDFVKSIPKVDFVWYYGARTLLYNLKKIKEIVPNAKSIFDMVDIHFLRYKRAMEIDPKRISIKKNYNKFFFVETRLAQTADFVITISDIEKEIMSKYIDRDKLITISNIHYQKIKKEETLPFEDREDILFIGSGHEPNIDAVTYLYHEIMPIVWQQNANIKVNIIGNVKDKIKKITDSRFIFRGYVSNIDSLFTKNKIMVAPLRFGAGVKGKIGQAFEYFLPVITSSVGAEGMQLVHQKNALVYDTKEEFASAIIDLYNNKTVWTELQQNSEKSLEPFSIQVLEPIFLRIDAL from the coding sequence ATGGGGATATTTAAGAATCTAGAACTCTATTGCAATAGAAAAAAAATAATTAAAAGCCAGTCCGATCAATCAATACCAAACTATAATACTTATAATCCGTCAAAAAAAACTATTGTTTTTTTTAATATTAATATGCCGTCTCCCGACCAAGATTCTGGTTCTAATAGACTGAAAGAGATTATTTGGTTTTTTAAAAGTAAAAACTACAACTGTATTATTTGCTCAAAAGATACTTTTCGTGACAATGGTTACGTAAGTTATTTTAGCAAAATGGGAGTAATTGTGTTCGTTGAAACGAATCAATACAAAACTTATTTTGATTTTGTAAAATCAATTCCCAAAGTAGATTTTGTCTGGTATTATGGCGCACGAACATTGCTTTATAATTTGAAAAAAATAAAAGAGATTGTGCCAAATGCAAAATCAATTTTTGATATGGTCGATATTCATTTTCTGCGTTACAAAAGAGCGATGGAAATTGATCCGAAACGAATTTCTATCAAGAAAAATTACAATAAGTTTTTTTTCGTAGAAACCAGATTAGCTCAAACTGCAGATTTTGTTATAACCATTTCTGATATTGAAAAGGAAATAATGTCGAAATATATCGATCGAGATAAATTGATTACGATTTCGAATATTCATTATCAAAAAATTAAAAAAGAAGAAACGTTGCCTTTTGAAGATCGCGAAGATATTCTTTTTATTGGCTCCGGACACGAACCCAACATTGATGCAGTGACTTATTTGTATCACGAAATAATGCCTATTGTTTGGCAGCAAAATGCTAATATCAAGGTAAATATAATTGGAAATGTAAAGGATAAGATCAAAAAGATTACAGATTCTAGATTTATATTTCGAGGATATGTTTCAAATATTGATTCTCTTTTTACCAAAAACAAAATAATGGTCGCGCCTTTGCGATTCGGCGCTGGCGTAAAAGGAAAAATAGGACAAGCTTTTGAGTATTTTCTTCCAGTTATAACTTCTTCTGTTGGAGCAGAAGGAATGCAGCTTGTTCATCAAAAAAATGCTTTGGTTTATGATACGAAAGAAGAATTTGCATCGGCAATAATTGATTTGTACAATAACAAAACAGTGTGGACAGAATTACAGCAAAATTCTGAGAAAAGTTTGGAGCCATTTTCTATCCAGGTTTTAGAACCTATTTTTTTAAGAATCGATGCTTTATAA
- a CDS encoding thioredoxin family protein — MKKLFLIIFFFGISATAFCQLKTNSFEEIDSLQQIQNRKIIVFIHTDWCQFCQRMKSTTFKNQEIIEKLNSDFYFVDFNAEEKRDITFNNHSFKYLPSGNNVGVHELALQLGTQNNQITYPVLCVLNEKNEIIFQYSNYLSPKDFKLLLEKLKN, encoded by the coding sequence ATGAAAAAGCTATTTTTAATAATTTTCTTCTTCGGAATTTCAGCAACAGCTTTCTGTCAGCTGAAGACTAATTCTTTTGAAGAAATAGATAGTCTTCAGCAAATTCAAAATCGAAAAATCATTGTTTTTATTCATACCGACTGGTGTCAGTTTTGCCAAAGAATGAAATCGACAACTTTTAAAAATCAGGAAATTATTGAAAAACTAAATTCAGATTTTTATTTCGTTGATTTTAATGCAGAAGAAAAACGAGATATTACATTCAATAATCATTCTTTCAAATATTTGCCTTCTGGAAATAATGTTGGTGTTCATGAACTTGCTTTGCAATTAGGAACACAAAACAATCAAATTACTTATCCCGTTTTGTGTGTTTTGAATGAGAAAAATGAAATTATATTTCAATATTCGAATTATTTATCTCCAAAAGACTTCAAACTTCTTTTAGAAAAACTCAAAAATTAG
- a CDS encoding TonB-dependent receptor — protein MKYLFLTILILSTKNFYSQNISGKVEADVPSFQEINIRLLNTNFKTQTDSVGYYKLENVPSGSYKISINSNGFKTITQKITVLENENLILDFELKEDQNELNEVVVSGTLKPVKRLESAVPVEVYSPTFFKKNPTPSIYDALQNINGVRPQLNCGVCNTGDIHINGLEGPYTLVMIDGMPIVSSLSTVYGLSGIPNSLVERIEIVKGPASSLYGSEAVGGLINIITKNPTNAPTFSADYFTTSYFESNLDLGTKFNVGKKATSIIGINYFNYDQVIDKDNDNFTDVTLSERISIFNKWSFKRNQNRLFTIAARGMYEDRWGGDIRWEKKYRGGDEIYGESIYTKRAELIGSYQLPFEEKLMLSFSGNVHYQDSRYGTTSYIANQKIGFLQLTWDKKIGRNDLLAGIASRYTYYDDNTPATKEAENTWLPGIFVQDEITFSPKSQVLLGMRYDYNSIHGSIFTPRFAYRFKANENTIFRLNAGTGFRVVNLFTEDHAALTGSRDVVIANNLNPEQSVNVNLNYIQKINFGNGTFMGIETTAFYTRFSNKIISDYETDPNKIIYDNIDGYAISQGISTNVDLNFPSGLKFILGATVLDNKNVENGISQRPFLTENFTGTWSISYKIQPWNLSLDYTGNVYSPMNLPLLSETDPRSPKSPWYSIQNIQFTYSGWRDFEIYGGIKNLLNFTPKQNNPFLISRTNDPFDKNVQYDSNGKVLVTPDNPYGLTFDTTYVYGQNQTIRGFLGLRYTLR, from the coding sequence ATGAAATATTTATTTTTGACAATATTAATACTTTCAACTAAAAACTTCTATTCACAAAATATCTCTGGAAAAGTGGAAGCAGATGTTCCATCATTTCAGGAAATAAACATTCGTTTATTAAACACAAACTTTAAAACACAAACAGATTCGGTTGGTTATTATAAATTAGAAAATGTCCCAAGCGGTTCTTATAAAATCTCGATAAATTCGAACGGATTCAAAACCATAACTCAAAAAATTACGGTTTTAGAAAATGAAAATTTGATTCTTGATTTTGAATTAAAAGAAGATCAAAACGAATTGAACGAAGTCGTAGTTTCTGGAACTTTAAAACCTGTAAAACGATTAGAAAGCGCTGTTCCGGTTGAGGTTTATTCGCCTACTTTCTTCAAAAAAAATCCAACGCCAAGCATTTATGATGCGCTCCAAAATATAAATGGCGTTCGTCCGCAGTTGAATTGTGGGGTTTGCAACACGGGCGATATTCATATAAATGGATTAGAAGGTCCGTATACTTTAGTTATGATCGACGGAATGCCAATTGTAAGCAGTCTTTCTACGGTTTATGGTTTGTCTGGAATTCCGAATTCTTTGGTCGAACGAATCGAAATTGTAAAAGGTCCGGCTTCGTCTCTTTACGGAAGTGAAGCAGTTGGCGGTTTGATTAATATTATTACTAAAAACCCAACAAACGCGCCGACTTTTTCTGCGGATTATTTTACGACTTCTTATTTTGAAAGCAATCTCGATTTGGGAACGAAGTTTAATGTTGGTAAAAAAGCAACGTCCATTATCGGAATTAATTATTTCAATTATGATCAAGTTATCGATAAAGACAACGACAATTTTACCGATGTAACGCTTTCTGAACGAATTTCGATTTTTAATAAATGGAGTTTTAAAAGAAACCAGAATAGATTGTTTACTATCGCAGCACGCGGAATGTATGAAGATCGATGGGGCGGAGACATTCGTTGGGAAAAAAAATACAGAGGAGGAGACGAAATTTATGGCGAAAGCATTTATACGAAAAGAGCCGAATTAATCGGAAGTTATCAATTGCCTTTTGAAGAAAAATTGATGCTTTCTTTCTCTGGAAATGTTCATTATCAAGACAGTCGTTATGGCACAACTTCTTATATCGCCAATCAGAAAATTGGATTTTTGCAATTGACTTGGGATAAAAAAATCGGAAGAAATGATTTATTAGCAGGAATTGCAAGTCGTTACACTTATTACGACGACAACACGCCCGCAACCAAAGAAGCTGAAAATACTTGGCTTCCAGGAATTTTTGTTCAGGACGAAATTACATTTTCTCCTAAAAGTCAGGTTTTGTTGGGAATGCGATATGATTATAATTCTATTCACGGCTCTATTTTTACTCCGAGATTTGCCTATCGCTTTAAAGCAAATGAAAACACAATTTTTAGATTAAATGCCGGAACTGGATTTCGTGTCGTAAATTTATTTACTGAAGATCACGCCGCTTTAACGGGTTCTAGAGATGTTGTAATTGCCAATAATTTGAATCCCGAACAATCTGTAAATGTCAATTTGAATTATATTCAGAAAATCAATTTTGGAAATGGGACTTTTATGGGAATCGAAACCACGGCTTTTTATACAAGATTCAGTAATAAAATTATATCAGATTACGAAACCGATCCGAATAAAATCATTTACGATAATATCGATGGTTATGCAATCAGTCAAGGAATTAGCACCAATGTTGATCTTAATTTTCCGTCTGGATTGAAATTTATTCTTGGAGCAACAGTTTTAGATAACAAAAATGTAGAAAACGGAATTTCGCAACGACCATTTCTAACAGAGAATTTCACGGGAACTTGGAGTATTTCATACAAAATTCAACCGTGGAATTTATCTTTGGATTATACGGGAAATGTTTACAGTCCGATGAATTTACCTTTGTTGAGCGAAACCGATCCGAGAAGTCCAAAATCGCCTTGGTATAGTATTCAAAACATTCAATTTACGTATTCTGGATGGAGAGATTTCGAAATTTATGGCGGAATTAAAAACCTTTTGAACTTTACACCAAAACAAAATAATCCGTTTTTGATTTCGAGAACCAACGATCCTTTTGATAAAAATGTACAATACGATTCTAACGGAAAAGTATTGGTGACGCCAGATAATCCGTACGGTTTGACATTTGATACAACTTATGTTTATGGGCAAAATCAAACGATTCGAGGTTTTTTGGGATTGCGATATACTTTGAGATAA
- a CDS encoding NAD(P)/FAD-dependent oxidoreductase — MKQKNFDVIIVGGSYSGLSAAMSLGRSLRQVLVIDSGLPCNKQTPHSHNFITQDGEKPAVISAKAKLQVEIYKTVQFYNGLAVKAVKNGNSFEVSTESGDVFTSRKILFATGVKDLLPEIKGFSDCWGISVLHCPYCHGYEVKSEKTAIIANGEMGFEYAKLISNWTKDLRLCTNGKSELTLEQTQILKNHGVLIFEEEIDSFEHKEGYIQNIIFKNQEKIEVKAIYSRPPFEQHCPIPENLGCEINEQGLLKVDAMQKTNVTGIFASGDCTTPMRSVAIAVSSGSFAGAVINKELIDEDF, encoded by the coding sequence ATGAAACAGAAGAATTTTGATGTGATTATTGTTGGAGGAAGTTACAGCGGTCTTTCTGCCGCAATGAGTTTAGGAAGATCGCTGCGTCAGGTTTTGGTTATTGACAGCGGTTTACCTTGTAATAAACAAACGCCACATTCTCATAATTTTATCACACAAGACGGGGAGAAGCCAGCAGTTATTTCGGCGAAAGCCAAACTTCAAGTTGAAATTTATAAAACAGTTCAATTTTATAATGGACTTGCTGTAAAAGCAGTTAAGAATGGAAATAGTTTTGAAGTTTCTACAGAATCTGGCGATGTTTTCACTTCAAGAAAAATTTTATTCGCGACAGGCGTTAAAGATTTACTTCCAGAAATTAAAGGTTTTTCAGATTGTTGGGGGATTTCGGTTTTGCATTGTCCATATTGTCATGGTTATGAAGTTAAAAGCGAAAAAACAGCAATTATAGCGAATGGAGAAATGGGATTTGAATATGCAAAACTAATTTCGAATTGGACAAAAGATTTGAGATTGTGCACCAACGGAAAATCAGAATTGACTTTGGAACAAACCCAAATTTTAAAAAATCATGGAGTTTTAATTTTTGAAGAAGAAATTGATTCTTTTGAACACAAAGAAGGTTATATTCAAAATATTATCTTCAAAAACCAAGAAAAAATTGAAGTAAAAGCCATTTATTCTAGACCGCCATTTGAACAGCATTGTCCAATTCCTGAAAATTTGGGTTGCGAAATCAATGAACAAGGTTTATTGAAAGTAGATGCGATGCAAAAAACAAATGTTACGGGAATTTTTGCAAGCGGAGATTGTACAACGCCAATGCGTTCTGTAGCAATTGCGGTTTCTAGCGGTTCTTTCGCTGGAGCGGTAATAAACAAAGAACTTATTGACGAGGATTTTTGA
- a CDS encoding MerC domain-containing protein has protein sequence MKKITTPFYDILGISSATVCLVHCLIFPLLTILPLGLSHNPIIDLLFASVGLFAILKIIKKSSLLVSSILIVSMALIWMSVLSDILFEIHLDLIYFGGIGMIIGHLINYKLHRKLNH, from the coding sequence ATGAAGAAAATAACCACGCCCTTTTACGATATTTTAGGAATTTCAAGTGCCACCGTCTGTCTGGTTCACTGTTTGATTTTTCCGTTATTAACGATCCTTCCATTAGGATTAAGCCACAATCCAATAATAGATTTGCTGTTTGCTTCAGTAGGTTTATTTGCTATTCTCAAAATTATAAAAAAATCATCTCTTTTGGTGTCTTCCATTTTGATTGTTTCAATGGCTTTAATTTGGATGAGCGTTTTGAGCGATATTTTATTCGAAATTCATTTGGATTTAATTTATTTCGGAGGAATCGGAATGATTATCGGGCATTTAATTAATTACAAATTACATAGAAAACTAAATCATTAA
- a CDS encoding Fur family transcriptional regulator — MKTTRNTAAKTAVLEVLEKSKTALSHTEIQKQLNDLCDRVTIYRILDRLINEDIIHKISNLDGTVKYAKCHHSHQRVHIHNHAHFSHENCHEITCLENVKPSYIMPHNYKVNEINFTLSGLCPNCLNSNI; from the coding sequence ATGAAAACTACACGTAATACTGCAGCAAAAACAGCTGTTTTAGAAGTTTTAGAAAAATCTAAGACCGCCTTATCGCACACAGAAATTCAGAAACAATTAAATGATTTGTGCGATCGCGTTACTATTTACAGAATTTTGGATCGTTTGATAAATGAAGATATTATACATAAAATATCTAATCTTGACGGAACAGTAAAATATGCCAAATGTCATCATTCACATCAGCGTGTGCATATACATAACCATGCTCATTTTAGTCATGAGAATTGCCACGAAATTACTTGTCTTGAAAATGTAAAACCAAGTTACATTATGCCTCATAATTATAAAGTAAATGAAATCAATTTTACTTTATCTGGTTTATGCCCAAATTGTTTAAATTCTAACATTTAA